A section of the Polyangium spumosum genome encodes:
- a CDS encoding NAD(P)(+) transhydrogenase (Re/Si-specific) subunit beta — MRITLVNVAYLVASLLFVMSLRGLSAQQTARRGNLLGTLGMLLAVAVTLGAVVAPENTSLAAGPSDLGLLGGAIGVGAVIGAVLAARVAMTSMPELVAVLHSFVGAAAALVGIASEMNGVREGGAPDVAHHVEIHAGVFIGAITFTGSVIAFLKLRGTLGSKPLVIPGRHALNAAMVFACVFLAVAAFRGGADVRVPYLLVSTGVASVLGAHLVLAIGGGDMPVVVSLLNSYSGWAASAAGFMLGNDLLIVTGALVGSSGAILSFIMCKAMNRSIWNVVFAGFGEQGGAVPAAKKGEPAKKVNETNIDGAADLLLGAKNVIVVPGYGMAVAQAQHAVKEITTLLEQRGTKARYAIHPVAGRLPGHMNVLLAEANVSYEAVKEMEEINEDFEQTDVVVVIGANDIVNPSALDDPASPIYGMPVLEVWKAGRVIMLKRGMAAGYAGVDNPLCYLDNTLMLFGDAKASVQKLLSALSSRAEQQAA, encoded by the coding sequence ATGCGTATCACCCTCGTGAACGTCGCTTACCTCGTCGCGAGCCTGCTGTTCGTGATGTCCCTCCGCGGGCTCAGCGCGCAGCAGACGGCTCGCCGCGGCAACCTCCTCGGCACGCTCGGCATGTTGCTCGCGGTCGCCGTCACGCTCGGCGCCGTCGTGGCGCCCGAGAACACGAGCCTCGCAGCGGGCCCCTCGGATCTCGGCCTGCTCGGCGGGGCGATCGGCGTGGGCGCCGTGATCGGCGCGGTGCTCGCGGCGCGCGTCGCCATGACGAGCATGCCCGAGCTCGTGGCCGTCCTGCACAGCTTCGTCGGCGCGGCCGCGGCGCTCGTCGGCATCGCGAGCGAGATGAACGGCGTGCGCGAAGGTGGAGCGCCGGACGTCGCGCACCACGTGGAGATCCACGCGGGCGTGTTCATCGGCGCGATCACCTTCACCGGCTCGGTCATCGCGTTCCTCAAGCTGCGCGGCACGCTCGGCTCGAAGCCGCTCGTGATCCCGGGCCGGCACGCGCTGAACGCGGCGATGGTCTTCGCCTGTGTCTTCCTCGCGGTCGCGGCCTTCCGCGGCGGCGCGGACGTGCGCGTGCCCTACCTGCTCGTCTCCACGGGCGTCGCGAGCGTGCTCGGCGCGCACCTCGTGCTCGCGATCGGCGGCGGCGACATGCCCGTCGTCGTCTCGCTCCTGAACAGCTACTCGGGCTGGGCGGCGTCCGCGGCGGGCTTCATGCTCGGCAACGACCTGCTCATCGTGACCGGCGCGCTCGTCGGCAGCTCCGGCGCGATCCTGAGCTTCATCATGTGCAAGGCCATGAACCGCTCCATCTGGAACGTGGTCTTCGCGGGCTTCGGCGAGCAGGGCGGCGCGGTGCCCGCGGCGAAGAAGGGCGAGCCTGCCAAGAAGGTGAACGAGACGAACATCGACGGCGCGGCCGATCTCCTGCTCGGCGCGAAGAACGTGATCGTCGTGCCGGGTTACGGCATGGCCGTCGCGCAGGCGCAACACGCGGTCAAGGAGATCACGACGCTGCTCGAGCAGCGCGGCACGAAGGCGCGCTACGCCATCCACCCCGTCGCGGGCCGCCTGCCCGGGCACATGAACGTGCTGCTCGCCGAGGCCAACGTCTCCTACGAGGCCGTCAAGGAGATGGAGGAGATCAACGAGGACTTCGAGCAGACCGACGTCGTCGTCGTCATCGGCGCGAACGACATCGTCAACCCGAGCGCGCTCGATGATCCCGCGAGCCCGATCTACGGCATGCCCGTGCTCGAGGTGTGGAAGGCCGGGCGCGTGATCATGCTGAAGCGCGGCATGGCCGCGGGGTACGCGGGCGTCGACAACCCGCTCTGCTACCTCGACAACACGCTCATGCTCTTCGGCGACGCGAAGGCGAGCGTGCAGAAGCTGCTCTCCGCGCTCTCCTCCCGCGCGGAACAACAAGCGGCCTGA